The Dama dama isolate Ldn47 chromosome 23, ASM3311817v1, whole genome shotgun sequence genome contains a region encoding:
- the MGME1 gene encoding mitochondrial genome maintenance exonuclease 1 produces the protein MEVFQTICRQLQSSKRLFVETAPRVVFSTSSYLCGRKKRVNPYEQVDQEKYSDLVRSVLSFRGHARTPQSLFEEDALLYGPVSKSKAPKQEEAAVPQNWFPLFNPEKSIKPDPARDPPVPLKIPFQRNAIPSVTRVLQQTMTSEQTFYLEKWRQRMILELGEDGFAEYTSNMFLQGKQFHGALESILSPQGNLKERNESLLESGYVQSVQHVLKDISGVRALESAVKHETLQYVGLLDCVADYQGKLCVIDWKTSEKPKPFIRNTFDNPLQVVAYVGAVNHDANYSFQVQCGLIVVAYKDGSPAHPHFMDAELCSQYWAKWLLRLEEYTKKEKSQNIQKLD, from the exons ATGGAGGTATTTCAGACCATCTGCAGGCAGCTTCAAAGTTCAAAGAGGCTTTTTGTAGAAACAGCCCCCCGTGTTGTTTTCTCCACTTCCTCTTATTTGTGTGGCCGGAAGAAAAGAGTGAACCCTTATGAACAAGTGGACCAGGAAAAATACTCTGATTTGGTCAGGTCTGTCTTGTCGTTCAGAGGCCATGCTCGGACTCCACAGTCTCTATTCGAGGAAGATGCTTTACTCTATGGACCGGTGAGTAAGAGTAAGGCCCCAAAGCAAGAAGAAGCAGCAGTTCCACAAAATTGGTTTCCTCTGTTCAATCCAGAGAAAAGCATAAAACCAGACCCAGCAAGGGATCCTCCAGTTCCTCTGAAAATCCCTTTTCAAAGGAATGCGATACCAAGCGTGACCCGAGTCCTGCAGCAGACCATGACGTCAGAACAGACTTTCTACCTGGAGAAGTGGAGGCAGCGCATGATTCTGGAACTGGGAGAGGATGGCTTTGCCGAATATACTTCAA aCATGTTTTTACAAGGGAAGCAGTTTCATGGAGCCTTGGAAAGCATACTTTCACCCCAGGGGAActtaaaagagagaaatgaaagtcTCCTTGAATCTGGCTACGTCCAAAGTGTGCAGCATGTTTTGAAAGACATCAGTGGAGTGCGGGCCCTGGAAAGTGCAGTTAAACATGAGACCTTACAGTATGTGGGTCTGCTGGACTGTGTGGCTGATTATCA GGGCAAGCTTTGTGTGATTGATTGGAAGACATCAGAGAAGCCAAAGCCTTTCATCCGAAACACGTTTGACAACCCACTGCAAGTCGTGGCGTATGTTGGTGCCGTGAACCACGACGCCAACTACAGCTTTCAG GTTCAGTGCGGCTTGATCGTGGTGGCCTACAAAGACGGGTCCCCCGCCCACCCACATTTCATGGACGCCGAGCTCTGCTCCCAGTACTGGGCAAAGTGGCTTCTTCGACTGGAAGAATatacaaagaaggaaaagagccAGAATATCCAGAAACTAGATTAG